The DNA region AAAAGTCCAATGATATTCACATTTTTTAACGATAATAcagaaaaatgataaaaatgatccCTTATCTTTGATAGTAGGTTTAAAGTAGTCTCATAAGTATTAATTGACCAGTTTTGGCTCCTTAAATTTGCCAATTTTGGTGTCCGTCAAATATTTACCAAACGCTGATTGTTAAATTTAAGAATCCCGATTAAATTTAGCAATCAAAGTCTGATAAATATCTGACAAAGACCAAAAGTGTTCACTTTAGTAAACTTAAAGGACCATAGTTACTCAATAGATAATAGATTATTTTAAATCTACCACCAAAGAAAAgtgaccatttttgtcatttttctctTATCTCTAATATTACACATTTTAGAATGTCTTAATAAGTAATTCCTTCGGTTAAAAAAGAGCGTCCAAGCTTCATTCAAAAAGAGTATCCacttatcaaattaagaaaaaaattaatcttaatTTTCATATGACTTTATTAAGTGTCaaatgatcaaatctcaatatatatttaattaaggatagtTTAGTTAAATTACCTAGGCGTTTGGCCGtagaaaaaaaatcactttttttgaaatttttgaagttggagctgtgtttggccatagtttttgtaaataatatttggtAGTTGAAAtgcatttttttaatatgatttATACCCTCAATTTCTAAAACTAGCAATACCACCCAACAATTAATAAACATAACTAGTGCGTAAACACCGGCCCATCGACCCCGCCTTCCACTTGTACTCCATAACCCAACAAAAACTAAACCAAGTAGTTGTAAACACTACCAATACTAGAAAAAGATTCGAACAAGAATGACTCAGAATAAAAGACATGTTTCTTTCGCCTTTCGAAGTTGATTCTTCAGTACAAAACTAAAATGACCcagtgcacttttttttttttttttttgcctacGATCTattccctccggataaaaaagagtgtccatttagtcatttgcacaccctttaagaaaatactgactcttagaaaaaaatatgtaatttgactaaactgcccctaattaaataggtattgagatttgatcacatagtACTTAATAGGGGAAAATCTAAAAATCaaagttaattttttcttgatttgataagtagacactctttttgacgTAAGagaaaaaaggctaagtggacactcttttttatccggaggggaTACTATGTTATTACAATTTGTCAATtctaaatatattattacaaaGATCCATTAATGTCTAAAAACCAACAACACTAATAAtagctattctttaatataatcctcccacatttTATTAAGAGGTTGAGGAATTTTATGGTGTAAAGTGGGCAGCTACGCCTGTCGGGTATATTTACTCTAATTGCTAGCTACTATAAATGAGGGtcctttttataaaaataaaaaaaatttagcgTAAAAATCGGAAAcagaaaaaacaaaagtaaggtccaaaatagaaaatggaaaagatgaaaaaagtgaaaaataaggtTTTGATTGTTTTTTAAATTCAATTGAATTTTTCATGCCAAACactaacttttaaaaaaagtgttagaaacaaatttcccaaaaaaagtgaaacaaatttccggaaaaaagtgaataattgaTTGGCCAAACGGGTCATAAATATGAGAGTGCGCACGCACCACACTGATCAAAAAATAAAGACTTGTTTTTGGCGCCCTATCACTATTATCTCCCGACTTACCTCGGTGAGCGTGTTTCTTCAGAAAACAAACAGGAATTGCAAGTTCCTTTTCAAAATGGGTCGGAGCATTAGCAGTAGCAGGGATGACTACAAGTTCCTTAAAATAGTAGATGCTAGAGCTGCCCTCAACCAGAAAGTTAATCTTATAGGCGTCGTCATCGAAACCGGTCTCCCTAAACAGTCCAAAGGCACTGGTAACTTTTTCCTCTTACGTTTTATACCTGTTTGGATAGGTGAATAATTCTTTATTTCACTATGATTTATTAATAATGGTCAACAAAACACATCAGGTATAACTATCAattgttcccttttcctactTGAACTATCACCATTAATGTATTAAAACAGACCTAGTTGAGTAGATGGTGACAGTTTAGCTGATAGTTGGCGTGGTTTCGAGGTGTTTTTTAGTACACAGGCGGTGATAGttaggtaggaaaagggaacatCTAGTAGGAAACTCGTGAAAAGTAATAGTTCAGGTGTTTTTTTTTAACCGTTAACTCTAGTTTTTACTGTACTTTTGATGCCATTTTTAGTTGGGAAAGTAATCAAGGACGAAGTCGACTTGAAAGTTTAgaccttttaaaattttaacttataTCCGGAAGCTACTCACTCATTTTGGAAccgccgggggggggggggggggctgcacCTTCATCACATTTCTCAAAATATATTCttaacatttttaatttttgataattttttttgtttttggtagaTCCTGTAAATGAAAATTTGGTATGGCATCTGAAATTAACTAGAAAATTAGACGGTTTGGCTTTTGTATGCAGGAAGCCATAATTCATTTTGTAGACATGAAAGCTCTAGTTCAAACTTTCTTGAAAAGCTTCTCTGCTCACTGAGCAGAGTAAAAGAAGGCAGAAAATGGAGCTGAAGGAgaatcaaattctcatttttcaaTTGCTGTCCAAACTGATACACGTGTTTATATGTTTGAACAACAAGAATACCTAAAACCCAGCCCTAGTTTTTTGTCCATTCAAATACACCAATGTATACAATAACTACAGTGAACCATCAGCTAAAGAAATCCGTGTTTTAGCTGCTTATGCATGGCATTAGCACTTGCTCAAGGTATTGAGCTGTTGAACATAATACTGTACCTCAACACCTGTTTTAGACCATAGAATGATTTCCTCACACTGCAGAGGGACCTTTATATAGATTTCCACTTTTAAGTCAATGTACAAGAAAGTGTtgttcacattttttttttttttttttttttaaacaattaaCATTCTATTATAGACAAAGCTACACCAAAGGTGTACTTCAGTAATACTTACAAGTAGTGGTTACAAAGGCAAAACCTACCACCTAGGACCTTCACAGACAATCTAAAACAGTGATACTGTCCTCAGCCTCTCGAGGAAGGTCATGAATACACCAAAAATAGAAAAGCACTAGACAATTCATTTTCAATTTCTGAAAGGAGATACTGAAAGTGTCGTTCACATCCAGTTGGTAGATATCCCGTTCCTTCTTTGCTGCTATATAATCACATAATGGTTGTTATCTAACTATTGGATAGAAGACTATACAAATAGAACTATTGGATAGAAAGTTCTTATATAGTCTATACCTTCTCTCTGTGTATTCCCTTTGCTTTATATCTTTCAATATTTTATCCTATAAACCCACTTTAACCAACGTCAAATTCCACTAGTTCCAAGGGGTGGCAAATGGGTGGGTTTGGTGGATTTGGTTTGGTTGAAAATAGTTtgaaatcaaaaacaaaatggGTTGGGTTTCAAACCGTCCATATTTTATGGGGTAAATACGGGTTGGGTGATAAATGATCAAGTTGGCGCGGGTTAACCCATATTATACAAGTGTAATATTATTTCAAGTgtatgtttataatttttttcttttgtcaagttaaattaatttttccatACGGTATAAATTTCAGGGGGTGAAGGGtgggggtaagaattttttttttataaaagtaaaatatatgaaattgatttttaggcgggggggggggtcagAAATTCTTTTCCATTACTTATAAATGTTTTATATAAGTAATTTATACGAAAATCAaatgtgtggggggggggggggggggtaagaatttttttttccattttttataaaattttataaagataaaatatatgaaattgaatttGTCGGGGGGGGTAGGGATCGAAGCCGaggtaaggaaaaaaattttttttaagcttttttataaaagaaaaataaagtatatgaaataaaaaaaaagtcatgctAAGTGCGGTAATGCTGAGATTCAGGCGGGGTCGGGGTGGGTAGTGGGGTAAGaaagaaatttctcattttcaaaatgagtTGTTATCGGGTCTAGTGTGTTCTATACGGATAACCATATTTTACCCATATTTGCCCATATTTTTACGGGTTAAAGAGACTTGAGTGCCCATATTTACCCACCCGAAATACGAGTGACGCAACTCACTAATACGTGGGCAAATGggctaattttctaaatattgGGCTCACCGTCACCTCTAGTTCCAAGCGTTGGTTGAGGCGTGTAAAAAGGTATATCAAGATACAACCATGTGGTATTGCCTCGCTAAACCACACTACGAAAGCTCAAAAGTGAAAGGAAGAGGCGTGTCTATTTCGTAGAACCATTGGATTCACTGCAGCACTCGACTACGTGTTCATTCATCTAGTAAGGCGGCCGTTGGAGGAAGATATGAGCATGAAGGCGGACTTACCTACGGtgttcatcgacctagaaagtGTTCACGACAAGTCCCGGGCCAGAGGTTCTATGGAGATGCCGAGGCAAACGCGTACGGCGACGTACTCAGGTGATCAAGACATGTACTTACGGAGCCAAGACTAGGGTAAGGACATTGGGAGAGATTCAAAGCACTCCCCAACAGACGTGGCCGCACTGCGGGTCAACCGTTAGCCCCTTTTTATTTGCCCTTGTGATGGATGTGTTGACGCGGCAAATCTGCGAGTTGCCACAAGGACAAGTTTCATGATGACATAGTTTTGATTAAGGAGACTCGCGGTGGAATTAACGCCAAGTCGGGAGGTTTAGAGATGCACCCTAAAATCTAAAGTGTGTCGAGCAGACCCAAGTTAGCGCACTCGAGTGCAAGTTTAGTGAAGAGAGCACGATGAAGGGCGCGCGAGGCTTGGATACCCGCTCATTCAAAAgagaggaagtttcaagtatcttagGTCTATTATCCAAGGAAATGGGAGATTAACGAAGATGTCACATCGTACGGCGCACGTGGTGGATGAAAATGGAGACTTGCATCCGGAGTCTTGCGTGATAAAAAGCCACCAAACTTAAAAGTAAGTTCTGGCCAAGCAGCGACGGTTAGACCGACTCACGTTGCATGTGGCAGTAGTGTCGTCGCTAAGAACTCTCTCACGTTCGTAAAACGGCGGTGGAACGAGGATGCCGGCGCGGACGCGCGGGCATACGAGGAGAGACAGTAATCGAAACGAAGATATCCGGGACAAGGACGGGGTGGCGCCGCGGAGGACAAGAAGGGGCGAGATCGAGGTTTGGATATGTGAAAAGGAGATGTACGGATGCCCCTGTGCGGcagtgtgagaggttggctatggatggtttcaggagaggtagaggtgggccgaagaagtattggggagaggtgattagacaggacatggtgCAGTTTCAGCTCACCGAGGATACAACcgtagataggaggttgtggaggacacGGATCAGGGTAGAAGGGTAGAACGGATCACTGAGGACAACTATCCTTTCTTTTAGAAAGCTGCTAAATGATTGGGAAGTGGAGAGGGTAGCATCATTACTTGGAAAACTAGGAAGCTCTAGCGGTATCACAACAGAACCTGGCAAGATTATATGGAAGTATAACAAGGATGGTTGTTTCACAGTCAACAGTGCATACAAGATAGAGATGCAAGGTGGAGCTGGAAGGCCACAATATCAATGGAATTCCATCTTGAAAACCTTGGTACCTGCCAAGGTGAAATGTTTCACATGGTTAGTGGTAAAGAGAGCCTACTTACTAAAaaaattttacaaaagaaaggaatGCAGTTAGTAACCAGATGTTTTCTCTGCAACAAAACAGGGAAAACTAACAAACATTTGTTTCTTCATTGCGAGTTCAATGCCCATCTTTGGGAAATCTTTCTCAAACATTCTAATACAAGATGGATCATGCCAGAGCACACTTTAGATCTGTTCAGTTACTGGATTAGAAGGGGAAGGAGCAAAAGTCAGAAAAGGTGGTGGAGGATAATACCAGCCTATATATGGTGGACTgtgtggagagaaagaaatgggagatgttttgaagaTAGATCTAATTCTGTTCAGAAAGTTAAATGGAATTGTATTGTATCTTTACTTTTCTGGTGCAAAACAACTTTGTATAGAGGAAACAAATCGGATTGTAGATTTATTAGGTTTTCTGTAagtccttttcctttcttttggttaCTCACTTTTTGGAGGTGGCCAGCATACCCTTAATGATGAGGAATACAACTTTACCagtttctaaaaaaaaaaaaatgttgagcGTTGTCACGCTTCGTATCTTTCTAgtagtttcttgtcctttgatttcTGTTATTATCTGGTATGCCTTGTACTTTGACTGTCGTAAGATTTTGTGGTAGTTACATTATCGTTGCTTCTTTCCAGACTGCTTTGTCATGCTTTAGTTAGTATTTTGTCATGGCTTCTTTACTTCTGTTATTTCTTTTTCCGGTCTGCTTTGATTTGCTTTTCTctgagctgagggtctatcgtaaacaacctctctacggtctgcgtacactctaccctccctagaACCCATTAGTTTGTAGAATGTTCCACATTAGTTGAGGAAATGGGTTGTTGTCTttacataagtaaataaaagtctACCCTTTGtaacaacttaagcttttagatgagaatCTGAGATGGTAACACAATTCAACAATACAGATAAAAAGACTCAGATTTGTAAGCAGATTCCAACGCTCACATCTCACTTGCAAATCGTAGACCAGACTGATATCAATTGAATGCTCAGATGAATAAAGAGTCAACAGGacgaaacaacaacaacaacaacatacccagtgaatcccacaacgtggggtctggggagggtagagtgtacgcagaccttacccctaccttaggtagggaggctgttttcggaagaccctcggctcaagaaaaagcaTAGGAAAGGTCAGATACGGGCAAACAATTCgaagcaattatgaaaatgacaACAACGAAAGTGAATAAGCCATGATAAACCATTATGTGAAAATAGATATTCGCAGAAATCAAGGGACAAGAAACTATAGAGCAATGCAACTACTTGTAAGAAAGGATAAACAcgactatctactagccttctaccctaacctgagtcctccataccctcctatctaaggtcatgtaaAGAGTCAACAGGAATCAAGTAAATAAAAGTGCTATAGCAGCCGAAAAGAAAGAGATCACCAAAACCAAtgtgaatgtttttttttttttttttttgaaatggtaAAAAACCCAATGTGAATGGCTGACTGAGCGGAGAGGATGGACTTCATCAAGGCAGATcattaactaaacataactGCTGCTTAACTTGTTATACATACCACCAGCACTTGTGCAAGGTGCATTGAGTTGTTGAACACCATGTTGTCCTCATCACATTTTGGGATATGAGTAGTTTATATCCTGAAgttgcttttttttcttttttttttttttgaaatggtaACAGATTTTTTTTCACAGCATTGTGTGGAACGAACTTTTTGGGCTTGATTGTGGCTTCTTTTGTTTGTATTTTGTAGATTGCTTTTGCGGCATTAAGATCATAGATGAGTCCTACCCAAGCCCAGGGATTTCAGTGAATTTTTTCGCGGAGACTATGGACAAGCTTCCTCAAGTGCTGACTGTTGGTGATATAATTCAGCTTTCTCAAGTTGTGGTAACTAATTTTGCTCTAATATTTTCTTGTAGCCTTGTGGGTATTGGTTCATATTAGATATAGGGTAACTAAATCCTAAAATAAATGTTGAAATGCactgaattttcttttgaaaactaaGCACCATATCATACAAGGATTATTACAATTGGTCAATTATCTAGAATTCTTGGCTTTCAAAAGGGTACACTCCTTTGCCGACCCAAAAGTCTAGAAGGATTTCAAAACGTAGCTTGAGCACTTCTGATGGACCATCTCATAATATTTTTGTTAAATAGATGACTCAATTTCTAACAATGGTTGATTGATATTTTGGCATCCTTCACGATTCAGCCATTCTCTTTAGACAGGAGCAACTAACTAATATTGCGTCAATTCTTTTTGTGGGATCTGATTTATATTCATTTCTGGTTTAGGAGGGTCCCCCTTTGCAGTTAGTCTATCACTTGATGGAAATTTAAGCCATTGGAAATGTTTTCTCTATGCTCTTAAGCGAAAGTGCTTGTTGCTTCTAAAAGATGATTAGAGTACATTGACAACTTGTTTTTCCATAGCGTTTCTATCTTCTAGACTTTGTTATATTTTAACTGCTTATGAATCTAGAATTACAAATCATGGGCAAAGGCCAAGTGGGAACAAATAAAGGtcaatttctcaaaaaaatagCAACATTTATTGGATTGGCCAACAACCTGAATGCATGATCTTGTCCTAATTGATCGAACTTTTATTGTTCTTAAGTTTTATTTTCTGgaaataaaaatatggtgtCAATCCTTACAAATGGTATTTGTCGGCTTGCAGATGAAAACTCATGGACCCGATATTTATGCTTTGTTCAACAAGAAGTATTCTTCATTTGCAATATTTGAcggaaaaaataattcatctttCATCCCTTACCAATGTTCTAAGTATCACGCTAGAGAGCAAGACAAGAAATTTATACTGGATTTGATGAAGTGGTTGGTTGATCACAAGATTGATACAGGTACTTTCATCAGTAGTGCCAACTTCAGAGTGATGCTTATAATAGAATTCAGTACATAAAGATTTAATTATTTAGctgatgaaagttgtataaaagAATGTACCCTATGTTGATGATTCTGTTTAGGAGTACATATCGATTATAAATGTACGAGTACATATTGTTCAATGAATATTTGGTGTAGTATGAAAGCATTTTCATGAATACCCTTGTCAGACTTGTTCGACATAGACATGTCAAGACAGAGAATGTATCCATATAGCATAGGATGGAGCTGCCAACTTAGCCGCCTGCAAAAGGTGTTCGAGATATGTGTGTCCACATTTACCTGTAGTTATCTAGTTGCTATAGCCTCTCACATAATCTTAGTTAATATTAACTCTATCCTTCTTTGAAACATCAGTTTTGCTTTAAAGGATTGATCCAATCACAGAATCCCTTCCCTCTATCTGTAGCCTTCAACAAAAATAatggaaaagagaaaagaagaaaacgaGAACAACACAGATGCCATTTTGATTCTGGTAgtgttttcccttcttttttttgaaaactggttgtattcctcagcattaagggTATGCTGGAGACCTCCAAAAAGTTATCAACAGAAACTATGACCAAAAACTATTTACAAAGATCCTAAAAGGTCTACCAACTGATCTGCATCCTTACACCAAAAATGAAGGTAGTGTTTTCCCTTTTCCTTAGTAAAAGATTTTATTAACtaaagaatttattttgttgtttgaatTTTCTGTTATCTCCCTCAAATATGCTCACAATTTTCTTGGTACTCAGCTGATGGTTCATTTTCTTGATAGGTTTGACTGATTTACATTCGTTGAAAGAGATCAGAGAAGGAGAACGCTTCAATTTGCTCTGCAAGGtagtctttttttgtttttgttttttggggaTAAGTGATCTGCAAGGTAGTTTTGTGTCTTAAAATAACTGTCCTTAAATGTATCTTGAATATATTGGCAAGCACAATATGGGTTGCATGTTCTTGGGTATTGACACTACATTCATATTTACTAAGTATTGACACTACATTCAAATTTACTAACACTTCCATTGCAAATTACACTGGCATATGCCAGATTGTTCACGTAtgtgaagttgaaaaagacAAGTGGATGCTTCTCGTGTGGGATGGCACAGATACTCCACCGGTCACTATCAACACTAAGTGAGTGTTTCTACTTTCTAATCAGGCTTTGAACTAGGAGATATCTACCCTAGTTTAATGCTTTTTCTCTCTCAAAACAATTGTAGCTATGTTGAAACAAGAAGCTCAGAATTGGGCTTAAGAACATAATTCAATAGGCTGAAGCTCTTCATATTTCAAGcataacttttattttcaaccaATTTTACTCTAAGACACCTAAAAGACTGACCTGATGCAAACTAACAGCCAAACTTGTTTACTTCCTGATCTTAATGAGTATCACCAAATTACTTGGATAACTGAGATTTGAATTGCAAAGATCACAGAAAGCTAAAGTCTTAATGGCCCCTTAAATATCTGCCTTCTTCCAGTACTTAAAAGGAATATAATCAAACCTCTCATTCAGAGAGGTCAACTAAATATCTACATGCCTGCTTCTTTCTAGAAAGCTTTTGCATACGTTATAGATGATTTGGCACCTGATCCTGAAATGCTGTGGccaacaatttcatgaattacaggctagaagaagaaaatgaaaatccaCTTCCGTTGCAGCCTGTGGACTTCACTTTGCAAAGAGATATTCTCTGTACTTTGCCACCTCTTGGAACTGTCTTGAGGGTAACTGTTGATCGTTGCAATGAGAAACTTGGCATTAACTTTCTCAAGAGCAATCGATGGGTTAAACTGATTAACATTAGATGTGAACTTCATACAGCATTGTGGCATGCTGTTCTAATGCCCTTTACTAGGGTTTGCTACTTATCTGATGAAGATGACATTGTTTTACAGCGCATGAggtatttcttcttcttgttttagTACGTATATGGTACAATCTTAGGTGTGGAATTGTCTCAAAGAAAAACAATGTTAGGTCTGAAACTCCtatcagaaaagaaaaaagaacaataGTGTGAAACTCAATTGCATGATAAGCATGTTCAACGTTGTTATTTGACAAGCATGTCATAGCCCATAACTTCATAAC from Lycium ferocissimum isolate CSIRO_LF1 chromosome 2, AGI_CSIRO_Lferr_CH_V1, whole genome shotgun sequence includes:
- the LOC132042303 gene encoding protection of telomeres protein 1b-like — encoded protein: MGRSISSSRDDYKFLKIVDARAALNQKVNLIGVVIETGLPKQSKGTDCFCGIKIIDESYPSPGISVNFFAETMDKLPQVLTVGDIIQLSQVVMKTHGPDIYALFNKKYSSFAIFDGKNNSSFIPYQCSKYHAREQDKKFILDLMKWLVDHKIDTGLTDLHSLKEIREGERFNLLCKIVHVCEVEKDKWMLLVWDGTDTPPVTINTKLEEENENPLPLQPVDFTLQRDILCTLPPLGTVLRVTVDRCNEKLGINFLKSNRWVKLINIRCELHTALWHAVLMPFTRVCYLSDEDDIVLQRMRQYDERRKSKWGWMPLSSFPWPSDITETDYANIPFVSLMRALANPRVVGKFHCVVRVVAAFPWLAEDFRSPSGVYRIRLTLEDPTARIHAYLYKEDAEQFFDGYPSVYALTKKRNLLLGTSEDDDGSEVSDYFRNPPWIRCCLKSYPIDDSDVWGSRNFRVFATTLKA